In a genomic window of Mustela nigripes isolate SB6536 chromosome 8, MUSNIG.SB6536, whole genome shotgun sequence:
- the HIC2 gene encoding hypermethylated in cancer 2 protein, with protein sequence MVSGPLALRWYAWAGRGDMGPDMELPSHSKQLLLQLNQQRTKGFLCDVIIMVENSIFRAHKNVLAASSIYFKSLVLHDNLINLDTDMVSSTVFQQILDFIYTGKLLPSDQPAEPNFSTLLTAASYLQLPELAALCRRKLKRVGKPFGSGRVGASGMGRPPRNQRLSTASVIQARYPALVDGRKGAHTPQELPQAKGSDDELFLGGSSQEDVHGLGRAVCPASGEAGLGSCSTNGSSGGCEQELGLDLSKKSPPLPPATPGPPLTPEDPAQLSDSQHGSPLSASAPPVANSASYAELGGTPNEPMDLEGAEDNHLSLLEGPGGQPRKSLRHSARKKEWSKKEPRVGSPFERREVGPKGPCPGEEGEGLGDRVPNGILASSVGGGGPSGPYTEPPYPCKEEEENGKDGSEDSGQSGSEGGSGHAGTHYMYRQEGYETVSYGDNLYVCIPCAKGFPSSEQLNAHVETHTEEELFIKEEGAYETGSGGAEEEAEDLSAPSAAYAAEPRPFKCSVCEKTYKDPATLRQHEKTHWLTRPFPCNICGKMFTQRGTMTRHMRSHLGLKPFACDECGMRFTRQYRLTEHMRVHSGEKPYECQLCGGKFTQQRNLISHLRMHTSPS encoded by the exons ATGGTTTCTGGGCCCCTGGCACTCCG GTGGTACGCGTGGGCGGGGCGTGGGGACATGGGGCCCGACATGGAGCTGCCCAGCCACTCCAAGCAGCTCCTGCTGCAGCTGAACCAGCAGAGGACGAAGGGCTTCCTGTGTGATGTCATCATCATGGTGGAGAACTCCATCTTCCGCGCCCACAAGAATGTCCTGGCCGCCAGCAGCATCTACTTCAAATCCCTGGTCCTGCATGACAACCTCATCAACCTGGACACAGACATGGTCAGCTCCACGGTGTTCCAGCAGATTCTGGACTTCATCTACACGGGCAAGCTGCTGCCCAGCGACCAGCCGGCTGAGCCCAACTTCAGCACTCTCCTCACTGCCGCCAGCTACCTCCAGCTGCCCGAGTTGGCAGCGCTCTGCCGCCGTAAACTCAAGCGAGTCGGCAAGCCCTTCGGCTCTGGACGGGTGGGTGCCTCCGGCATGGGAAGGCCACCCCGCAACCAGCGGCTGTCCACGGCCTCTGTCATCCAGGCACGGTATCCAGCACTCGTGGATGGACGCAAGGGGGCCCACACCCCCCAGGAGCTCCCCCAGGCCAAAGGCTCTGATGATGAGCTCTTCCTCGGAGGCTCCAGCCAGGAGGATGTCCATGGCCTGGGCCGGGCTGTCTGTCCAGCCAGCGGGGAGGCCGGCTTGGGCAGCTGCAGCACCAATGGGAGCAGCGGGGGCTGTGAGCAGGAGCTGGGCCTGGACCTGTCCAAGAAgagcccacccctgccccctgccacccCTGGTCCTCCCCTGACCCCTGAGGACCCGGCCCAGCTGAGTGACAGTCAGCACGGCTCGCCCCTCTCAGCCTCCGCCCCTCCTGTTGCCAACAGTGCCTCTTACGCTGAGCTGGGGGGCACCCCTAATGAGCCCATGGATCTGGAGGGGGCCGAGGACAACCACCTGAGCCTGCTGGAGGGGCCCGGTGGGCAGCCCCGGAAGAGCCTACGGCACTCGGCCCGCAAGAAGGAGTGGAGCAAgaaggagcccagggtggggtcCCCCTTTGAGCGGAGGGAAGTGGGGCCCAAGGGCCCCTGCCCAGGGGAAGAGGGCGAGGGGCTAGGGGACAGGGTTCCCAATGGCATCCTGGCCAGCAGCGTTGGAGGGGGCGGCCCCAGTGGGCCCTACACGGAGCCCCCGTACCCCtgcaaggaggaggaagagaacgGCAAGGACGGGAGTGAGGACAGCGGGCAGAGCGGGAGCGAGGGGGGCAGTGGCCATGCCGGCACGCACTACATGTACCGGCAGGAGGGCTACGAGACCGTGTCTTATGGGGACAACCTGTATGTGTGCATCCCCTGCGCCAAAGGCTTCCCCAGCTCCGAGCAACTCAATGCCCATGTGGAGACACACACGGAGGAGGAGCTGTTCATCAAAGAGGAGGGTGCCTACGAGACGGGCAGTGGGGGTGCCGAGGAGGAGGCCGAGGACCTGTCGGCGCCCAGCGCAGCCTATGCAGCCGAGCCCCGGCCCTTCAAGTGCTCGGTGTGTGAGAAGACCTACAAGGACCCGGCCACGCTGCGGCAGCACGAGAAGACGCACTGGTTGACGCGGCCCTTCCCCTGCAATATCTGCGGCAAGATGTTCACGCAGCGCGGCACCATGACGCGCCACATGCGCAGCCACCTGGGCCTCAAGCCGTTCGCCTGTGATGAGTGCGGCATGCGCTTCACGCGCCAGTACCGCCTCACCGAGCACATGCGTGTGCACTCGGGTGAGAAGCCCTATGAGTGCCAGCTCTGCGGGGGCAAATTCACCCAGCAGCGCAACCTCATCAGCCACCTGCGCATGCATACCTCCCCCTCCTAG